The Edwardsiella tarda ATCC 15947 = NBRC 105688 region AGCGCCCCCTGTTGGCGTCGTTGCAGCAGATCGCGCAGCGCCGCACTGAATTCACCGCGCACGCTACAGCAGACACAACCGTTACTCAACTCGGTGACGGAGACACTGTCATCGACCTCAAGCAGTGCCCCGTCGAGGTTGGCGGCGCCAAACTCATTCTCGACGATGGCCAGGCGACGATCCGTTCCGTGGCGTAGGTAGTAATTGAGTAGGGTGGTCTTCCCGGCACCGAGGAAGCCGGTCAGTAGGGTGACGGAAACGGGGGTCTGCATAGTGTCCTCCTGTGTGGCTTGCCCGGCGTGGCCGGGCGTCATGCTGGTGAGCGATGCTGCCGCGTCGATGGCCGTGGCAGCGAGGGGGGTTAACAGCAGCGCGTGCTGCCCTTACCGCCGTAGCGTGCATCCTGACGTTCGCGAAAAAACGCCTCATAACTCATCGGTGTCTGTTCGGGGTGTGTCAGGCGCATATGTTGCACGTAGTTGTCGTAATCGGGGACGCCGACCATCAGCTTGGCGGCTTGTCCCAGATATTTCCCGGCCTTGGCGAGCGTATCGAACATGGTTCCTCCGTGCTCCCCCGACGCTTTAGCGCCGGGGGATAGGGGTTAAGCTTGGCGGCGATGGCCCGGCGAGAGAGGCGCATCCGCCTGCGCTTGCGTGGGCAACGGTTGATAGGGCACCTCATGGGCGCTGGCGTGTGGGTTGCGTAGCGCCGCCAGTGCACACTTCAGGGAGAAGAGCCCCAATACCACGACCACCAGCATGAAGAACAGGGTTAGCCCGGCATCCAGACGATTGTTGAATACCAATTGCGCCAGTTGTGTCTGGGTGTACTGTGCCGGGATGTTGCCGCTGTCGATCATCGCTTGGAACTTGTTGGCCACGGCCAGGAAACCGACGCGCGCATCACTGCTGAAAGTTTTCTCCCAACCGGCGCTCATGGTGCAGACCAGCAGCCAGGCGGTCGGCAACAGGGCGACCCAAGCATAGGCTTGGCGCTTCATGCGGAATAGCACGACGGCACACAGCATCAGCGCCATGGCGGCCAGCATTTGATTCGCGATGCCGAACAGGGGCCACAGGGTATTGATGCCGCCGAGTGGATCGACGACGCCTTGGTGCAAGAAGTACCCCCAGGCCAACACACACAGCGCGGTGGCCAACAGATTGGCCGGCAACGAGTCGGTCCTCTTCATCGATGGCGAGATCACCCCCAGCAGATCTTGCAGCATGAAGCGTGCCGCTCGGGTACCGGCATCGACTGCCGTCAGAATAAACAACGCCTCGAACAGAATGGCGAAGTGATACCAGAACGACACATTCATCAGCCCGCCCAGCGCGCCATGCAGGATATAGGCCATGCCGACCGCCAGGGTCGGCGCCCCACCGGCGCGTGAGATGATGCTCTGCTCCCCCACCTCCTCGGCGATGGCGTGT contains the following coding sequences:
- a CDS encoding YbdD/YjiX family protein encodes the protein MFDTLAKAGKYLGQAAKLMVGVPDYDNYVQHMRLTHPEQTPMSYEAFFRERQDARYGGKGSTRCC